The Corynebacterium camporealensis genome contains a region encoding:
- a CDS encoding 3-hydroxyisobutyryl-CoA hydrolase, translating to MTKAQTVNTFVRNHTGVVELDRPKALNSLNPEMIDAILSALEEWRDNDEVEQVLVVSTNEKAFCAGGDVRAARDGVLDGKLDEVDAFFENEYTLNATIADYPKPYIAILDGVVMGGGLGISVHGSHRVVTDKTFASMPEMAIGYITDVGVAYAAQRAIGTRNASSPALAKFWGITGYRQYAADLLWTGIATHYVEDAEAFAKSVIDEGLESALSTHATLPEDTKAPLSENIDAIEDAFAPATWEEISKRLEKHDELREEVGKLLDGACPTSIVAAAELFRAEEGAGSVREALDYELALGKYMLRRDDFAEGIRAVLVDKTRDASFNPSEISDVDIDAIREALGS from the coding sequence ATGACTAAAGCACAAACCGTGAACACATTCGTCCGTAACCATACCGGAGTCGTGGAGCTCGACCGCCCCAAGGCATTGAACTCCTTGAACCCGGAAATGATTGATGCAATCCTGAGCGCGCTGGAAGAGTGGCGCGACAACGATGAGGTCGAGCAGGTCCTCGTTGTCTCCACTAATGAGAAGGCTTTCTGCGCAGGTGGCGACGTGCGCGCTGCACGCGATGGCGTACTCGACGGCAAGCTCGATGAGGTCGATGCTTTCTTTGAAAACGAGTACACGCTCAACGCGACGATTGCTGATTACCCGAAGCCTTATATCGCGATTCTCGATGGCGTCGTGATGGGTGGTGGCCTGGGTATTTCAGTCCACGGTTCCCATCGCGTGGTTACCGATAAGACCTTTGCCTCCATGCCGGAGATGGCCATTGGCTACATCACCGATGTGGGCGTAGCTTATGCCGCCCAGCGTGCCATTGGTACCCGCAATGCTTCCTCGCCAGCACTGGCGAAGTTCTGGGGTATTACCGGCTACCGCCAGTACGCCGCGGACCTGCTGTGGACCGGTATTGCGACTCACTACGTGGAGGACGCTGAGGCCTTCGCGAAGTCCGTTATCGACGAGGGCCTGGAGTCCGCACTGTCGACTCATGCGACGCTGCCAGAGGACACCAAGGCGCCGCTGTCGGAGAACATCGACGCCATTGAGGATGCCTTCGCGCCAGCGACCTGGGAAGAGATTTCCAAGCGTTTGGAAAAGCATGATGAGCTGCGCGAGGAAGTGGGCAAGCTGCTCGATGGTGCATGCCCGACCTCGATTGTGGCTGCAGCCGAGCTCTTCCGCGCCGAGGAAGGCGCAGGTAGTGTCCGCGAAGCCCTCGACTACGAGCTGGCCCTGGGCAAGTACATGCTGCGTCGCGACGACTTCGCCGAAGGCATTCGCGCCGTCCTGGTGGACAAGACCAGGGACGCCAGCTTTAACCCGTCTGAGATTTCGGACGTTGATATCGACGCTATCCGCGAGGCGTTAGGCTCCTAG
- a CDS encoding NAD-dependent epimerase/dehydratase family protein — protein sequence MKVAILGGDGFCGWPASLYLSDQGHEVVIVDNLSRRAIDDELGAESLTPIVSIEERIAAWEEVSGNKLGFKKLDVAQDYDGLLEFLNTERPDAVVHFAEQRAAPYSMKNSRTKRYTVDNNINATHNLLAAIVESRQDIHVAHLGTMGVYGYGTAGMEIPEGYLDVTVQVEGKDPVEQSILYPSNPGSVYHMTKVLDQHLFAYYAKNDELRITDLHQGIIWGTHTPQTERDERLINRFDYDGDYGTVLNRFLIQAGIGYPLTVHGTGGQTRAFIHIRDMVRCIELALQNPPERGDRVKIINQMTETHRVRDLAELVAKISGAEVAYVPNPRKESAENELHVANDTFLRLGLEPTTLSEGLLQEVEEVARRYADRADRSKIPAQSLWTKQQAAGVPENLR from the coding sequence GTGAAGGTAGCTATTCTGGGCGGCGATGGATTCTGCGGATGGCCAGCATCTCTTTATCTTTCAGACCAGGGCCACGAGGTCGTCATCGTCGACAATCTCTCCCGACGCGCCATCGACGACGAGCTCGGCGCGGAGTCGCTGACCCCGATCGTCTCGATTGAAGAGCGCATCGCTGCCTGGGAAGAAGTCTCCGGCAACAAGCTGGGTTTCAAGAAACTTGACGTCGCGCAGGACTACGACGGCCTGCTGGAATTCCTCAACACCGAGCGCCCGGATGCGGTCGTGCACTTCGCCGAGCAGCGCGCCGCTCCGTATTCGATGAAGAATTCGCGCACCAAGCGCTACACGGTGGATAACAACATCAACGCCACCCACAACCTGCTGGCCGCCATCGTGGAATCTCGTCAGGATATCCACGTCGCCCACCTGGGCACCATGGGTGTCTACGGCTACGGCACCGCTGGTATGGAAATCCCGGAAGGCTACCTGGACGTCACTGTCCAGGTCGAGGGCAAAGACCCAGTCGAGCAGTCCATTCTCTACCCTTCCAACCCGGGCTCGGTCTACCACATGACCAAGGTTTTGGATCAGCACCTGTTTGCTTACTACGCCAAGAACGATGAGCTGCGTATTACCGACCTGCACCAGGGCATCATCTGGGGCACCCACACCCCGCAGACCGAGCGCGATGAGCGCCTGATCAACCGCTTCGATTACGACGGCGACTACGGCACCGTGCTCAACCGCTTCCTCATTCAAGCCGGTATCGGTTACCCACTGACCGTGCACGGCACCGGTGGTCAGACCCGCGCGTTCATCCACATTCGCGACATGGTCCGCTGCATCGAACTGGCCCTGCAAAACCCGCCGGAGCGCGGCGATCGCGTGAAGATCATCAACCAGATGACCGAAACCCACCGCGTGCGTGACCTGGCTGAGCTGGTCGCCAAGATTTCCGGCGCGGAAGTCGCCTATGTTCCAAACCCACGCAAGGAGTCCGCGGAGAACGAACTGCACGTTGCCAACGACACCTTCCTGCGCCTGGGCCTGGAACCAACCACCCTGTCCGAAGGCCTGCTGCAGGAGGTCGAAGAGGTTGCGCGTCGTTATGCCGACCGCGCTGACCGCTCCAAGATTCCCGCCCAGTCGCTGTGGACTAAGCAGCAGGCAGCGGGTGTTCCGGAGAACCTGCGTTAA
- a CDS encoding 4-(cytidine 5'-diphospho)-2-C-methyl-D-erythritol kinase, with amino-acid sequence MNSTQQLEAAAHAKVNVFLSIGPARDDGYHELTSVFQSLDISDRVRIREVDPAQDEADATTTSRVTDLSVAGPTADGVPADSSNLVWKAIDAVVDRLSALHGVQENLPAVELEIFKEIPTAGGMAGGSADAAAALRLADAFYAPHFGSSGLGEQELHSLAIGLGSDVPFTLLGGTALGTGRGENLTPMLSRGQFHWAIILSPEGLSTPAVFKKLDELRAAGKAQGTEADTSAVSQALISGDARQLAKVLHNDMQPAALSLRPQLRTVLDAGVAAGALAGMVSGSGPTCAFLCPDADTAQEVVDDVHFDLPKYRGVTCTGPAPGARLI; translated from the coding sequence ATGAACAGCACACAACAGCTGGAAGCAGCAGCGCATGCCAAAGTCAACGTCTTTTTAAGCATCGGCCCTGCCCGCGACGACGGCTATCACGAACTGACCTCCGTCTTTCAATCCCTCGACATCTCCGACCGGGTGCGCATCCGCGAGGTGGATCCCGCACAGGACGAAGCAGACGCGACAACGACATCTCGCGTGACGGATCTATCCGTCGCTGGGCCTACCGCAGATGGCGTTCCTGCCGATTCTTCCAACTTGGTCTGGAAGGCAATCGATGCCGTGGTCGACCGACTGAGTGCACTGCACGGCGTGCAGGAAAACCTGCCTGCAGTAGAACTGGAGATTTTCAAAGAGATCCCTACCGCAGGTGGCATGGCTGGCGGTTCCGCGGATGCTGCCGCAGCACTGCGCTTGGCCGATGCTTTCTATGCCCCGCACTTTGGTAGCAGCGGGCTAGGGGAGCAGGAGCTGCACTCTTTGGCTATTGGCCTGGGCTCCGATGTGCCCTTCACCTTGCTGGGCGGCACGGCGCTAGGTACTGGTCGCGGTGAAAACCTCACCCCGATGCTCTCACGCGGCCAGTTTCACTGGGCGATTATTTTAAGCCCGGAAGGACTCTCGACTCCGGCGGTATTTAAGAAGTTGGATGAGCTGCGGGCAGCAGGAAAAGCCCAGGGCACCGAAGCAGATACCTCTGCGGTGTCCCAGGCTTTGATTTCTGGTGATGCTCGCCAGCTGGCCAAGGTGCTGCACAACGACATGCAGCCAGCCGCGTTGTCACTGCGACCGCAGCTGCGCACCGTGCTGGATGCCGGAGTGGCTGCCGGCGCACTAGCCGGCATGGTGTCAGGCTCCGGCCCTACCTGTGCGTTCTTGTGCCCGGATGCCGATACCGCACAAGAAGTTGTTGACGACGTGCACTTCGATCTTCCGAAGTACCGCGGCGTTACCTGTACTGGTCCGGCACCAGGCGCGCGACTGATTTAA
- the rsmA gene encoding 16S rRNA (adenine(1518)-N(6)/adenine(1519)-N(6))-dimethyltransferase RsmA: MTEKTAQLLGPVEIRQLAEELDVVPTKKLGQNFLHDPNTIRRIVAAAELSPDDRVVEVGPGLGSLTLGLLEVVESVTAVEIDPRLAAQLPHTVAERAPGLEDRLRLVEKDALRVVPEDLGEPTALVANLPYNVSVPVLLHLLETFPSIRRVLVMVQLEVADRLSAQPGSKIYGVPSVKASFYGNVRKAGTIGKNVFWPAPKIESGLVRIDVEERWPRELREKVFPLVDAAFAQRRKTLRAALSGHYGSGAQAEEALRAASIEPTLRGEKLGVEDFVRLAEVS; this comes from the coding sequence ATGACTGAAAAGACTGCGCAGCTGCTCGGCCCGGTAGAAATCCGCCAACTGGCCGAGGAACTCGATGTCGTGCCCACCAAAAAGCTGGGCCAAAACTTCCTGCATGACCCCAACACCATCCGCCGCATCGTCGCTGCCGCGGAGCTGTCTCCCGACGACCGCGTCGTTGAGGTTGGCCCGGGTCTGGGCTCGTTGACTTTGGGCCTACTGGAAGTCGTCGAGTCGGTCACCGCGGTCGAAATCGATCCCCGCCTGGCTGCGCAGTTGCCGCACACCGTCGCTGAGCGCGCTCCTGGACTCGAAGACCGCCTGCGCTTGGTCGAGAAAGACGCCCTGCGCGTTGTTCCGGAAGACCTCGGCGAACCCACCGCTTTGGTTGCTAACTTGCCCTACAACGTGTCCGTTCCAGTCCTGCTGCACCTGCTGGAGACTTTCCCCAGCATCCGCCGTGTGCTGGTCATGGTCCAGCTTGAAGTCGCCGATCGCCTCTCCGCACAACCAGGTTCCAAGATTTATGGCGTGCCCTCGGTCAAGGCTTCCTTTTATGGCAACGTCCGCAAGGCAGGCACCATCGGTAAGAATGTCTTTTGGCCCGCCCCGAAGATCGAATCCGGGCTCGTCCGCATCGACGTTGAAGAACGCTGGCCGCGTGAACTGCGTGAGAAAGTCTTTCCGCTTGTCGATGCCGCCTTTGCCCAACGCCGCAAAACCCTGCGCGCCGCACTCTCCGGTCACTACGGTTCCGGCGCCCAGGCCGAAGAAGCCCTGCGTGCTGCCAGCATCGAGCCGACCCTGCGCGGTGAAAAGCTCGGCGTCGAGGACTTCGTCCGTCTCGCGGAGGTGAGCTAA
- a CDS encoding beta-propeller fold lactonase family protein, which translates to MRQPIYTTLAALTGAALLITSCSNPDNNEAASDPTNEAGHAHEHEHDHEHDHDHAAEGQEEVAELPTRLIFTHDGGVTTLDDEGKVLEESELPGFLRINNAGDDRHALVTQGDKFRLYDSGLVTKPHGDHNHYFVQEPTLDDATFNAPHAGHVVHHDGYTALFADGSGVAEIYKTDELAEGKEPLRTVDTGAPHHGVAVPLEDGSVVVTKGTEDERHTIQHLDEDGEVLSETTKCPGVHGEAAAGNGHIFFGCEDGPVVFDGKEFHKVDVSEYAGAGGYQRSGNAAGSEESDVILADNKTEEDAEFERPESVALINTADNTARTVDLGSSYWFRSLARGPLGEGLVLTYDGNLNIIDPDTGEIEDKVKAIDEWKEKEEWQQPGPILKSADGYAYITDAENQELVVVDLHKREVTKRIELDFQPTEMAVL; encoded by the coding sequence ATGAGACAACCCATCTACACCACCCTTGCCGCACTCACCGGTGCCGCACTGTTAATCACCTCCTGCTCCAATCCGGATAACAATGAGGCCGCATCGGATCCGACCAACGAAGCCGGTCACGCACACGAGCATGAGCATGACCACGAGCACGACCATGACCACGCCGCCGAAGGCCAAGAGGAAGTTGCTGAGCTTCCTACTCGACTCATCTTCACTCACGACGGCGGCGTGACCACCCTGGATGACGAGGGTAAGGTCCTCGAAGAATCTGAACTGCCTGGCTTCCTGCGCATCAACAATGCTGGCGATGACCGCCACGCACTGGTCACCCAGGGTGATAAGTTCCGCCTGTACGACTCCGGTTTGGTCACCAAGCCCCACGGCGACCACAACCACTACTTTGTGCAAGAGCCCACGCTTGACGATGCCACCTTCAACGCACCCCATGCCGGCCACGTCGTCCACCACGACGGCTACACTGCACTATTCGCCGATGGCAGCGGTGTCGCGGAAATCTACAAGACCGACGAGCTAGCCGAAGGCAAAGAACCTCTCCGCACCGTCGATACCGGCGCACCCCATCATGGTGTCGCGGTCCCACTTGAGGACGGTTCCGTCGTCGTTACCAAGGGCACCGAAGACGAACGCCACACCATCCAGCACCTGGATGAAGACGGCGAGGTTCTGAGCGAAACCACCAAGTGCCCCGGCGTGCACGGCGAGGCCGCTGCCGGAAACGGGCACATCTTCTTTGGTTGTGAGGACGGTCCAGTCGTCTTTGACGGCAAGGAATTCCACAAGGTCGACGTCAGCGAGTATGCCGGTGCGGGTGGCTACCAGCGCTCCGGCAATGCAGCCGGTTCGGAGGAATCCGATGTCATCCTGGCCGATAATAAGACTGAAGAAGACGCCGAATTTGAACGCCCCGAGTCCGTCGCACTCATCAACACCGCCGACAACACTGCGCGCACTGTGGACCTTGGCTCGTCCTACTGGTTCCGCTCACTTGCCCGCGGCCCGCTGGGCGAAGGACTCGTACTGACCTATGACGGCAACCTCAACATCATCGATCCGGATACCGGCGAGATTGAGGACAAGGTCAAAGCCATTGACGAGTGGAAAGAAAAGGAAGAATGGCAGCAGCCAGGACCCATCCTCAAGTCAGCAGATGGCTACGCCTACATCACCGATGCCGAGAATCAAGAACTCGTCGTGGTGGACCTGCACAAGCGCGAAGTCACCAAGCGCATTGAATTGGACTTCCAGCCCACCGAAATGGCCGTCCTGTAG
- a CDS encoding ATP-binding cassette domain-containing protein produces the protein MVNLINLEQVSKSFGLKTLLDGVSLGVQSGDRVGIVGVNGGGKTTLLEVLTGIEPPDSGRVSHNSDLRMAVVTQRFELPDDMTISQVIIEPLGLETFEWASNAKVRDVLGGLGIVDLGLDTQVGSLSGGERRRVNLAAALVQDLDLVVLDEPTNHLDVEGVQWLARHLLQRKIALIVVTHDRWFLDTVATWTWEVHDGTVDTYEGGYNDWTFARAERARQADAMEQRRKNLARKELAWLRRGAPARTSKPRYRIEAAEALIADVPEPRNKVELMSFSKQRQGRVVIELEDATVEAPDGRTLVDHLTWRLAPGERIGLVGVNGSGKTTLLRTLAGEHELAAGKRIEGQTVRLGWLRQELDDLDPERRLIDAVEDVATYVHMGKKELSASQLAERLGFSPKRQRTPVGDLSGGERRRLQLTRVLMAEPNVLLLDEPTNDLDIDTLQELESLLDSWPGTLVVISHDRYLIERIADNTYALFGDGKLTNLPGGIEEYLRRRAEIEAQNSSGVLNLGEQSDEKKEAKPEKKLSSQQEREITKQMNALERKMGKLDKQVEKLNEEMAEAAEKVDTEKLTELDAKLQKVRGEHEELEMEWLELGEQLEG, from the coding sequence ATGGTGAACCTGATTAACCTCGAGCAAGTCTCCAAATCCTTCGGGCTGAAAACCCTCCTTGATGGGGTTTCCCTGGGTGTGCAGTCCGGCGATCGCGTCGGCATTGTCGGCGTGAATGGCGGGGGTAAAACCACTCTGCTGGAGGTGCTCACCGGCATTGAGCCGCCAGATAGCGGACGTGTCTCCCACAACTCGGATCTGCGTATGGCTGTCGTGACCCAGCGCTTTGAGCTTCCCGATGACATGACTATCTCGCAGGTCATTATTGAGCCACTCGGGTTGGAGACCTTTGAGTGGGCATCGAATGCCAAAGTCCGTGATGTGCTCGGTGGTTTGGGCATTGTCGATTTGGGCCTGGATACCCAGGTCGGCTCGCTATCCGGTGGCGAGCGACGCCGCGTGAACCTGGCTGCCGCCTTGGTGCAGGACCTGGACTTGGTGGTGCTCGATGAGCCGACTAACCACCTGGATGTCGAAGGCGTGCAGTGGCTGGCGCGGCACCTGCTCCAGCGCAAGATTGCGCTCATTGTGGTCACACACGACCGCTGGTTCCTCGATACCGTGGCGACCTGGACGTGGGAAGTCCACGACGGCACGGTGGATACCTACGAAGGCGGTTACAACGACTGGACCTTTGCCCGAGCTGAGCGTGCCCGCCAGGCGGATGCGATGGAGCAACGTCGCAAGAATCTCGCGCGCAAAGAGCTGGCGTGGCTGCGTCGCGGTGCACCGGCGCGAACTTCCAAGCCGCGATACCGCATCGAGGCAGCGGAGGCTTTGATTGCGGATGTTCCAGAACCGCGCAACAAGGTCGAGCTGATGTCCTTTTCCAAGCAGCGCCAGGGACGCGTGGTTATTGAGCTGGAGGACGCCACCGTTGAGGCGCCGGATGGACGCACGCTGGTCGACCATCTGACGTGGCGTCTCGCGCCGGGTGAGCGCATCGGTTTAGTCGGTGTGAATGGCTCGGGCAAGACTACGTTGCTGCGCACCTTGGCTGGTGAGCATGAACTGGCTGCGGGCAAGCGCATCGAAGGCCAGACCGTGCGCTTGGGTTGGCTGCGTCAGGAACTCGATGACTTGGATCCGGAGCGTCGGCTTATCGATGCCGTCGAGGACGTCGCGACCTATGTCCACATGGGTAAAAAGGAGCTGTCCGCATCCCAACTGGCAGAGCGTCTCGGCTTTAGCCCGAAGCGGCAGCGCACCCCGGTGGGTGACCTCTCGGGTGGTGAGCGTCGTCGTTTGCAGCTCACCCGTGTGCTCATGGCTGAGCCGAACGTGCTGCTGCTCGACGAGCCGACCAACGACTTAGATATCGATACTCTGCAGGAACTGGAATCCCTGCTGGATAGCTGGCCTGGCACCCTGGTGGTCATTTCCCACGACCGCTATCTCATCGAGCGCATTGCCGATAACACCTATGCGCTCTTTGGCGATGGCAAGCTGACTAACCTGCCGGGCGGCATCGAGGAGTATCTGCGTCGCCGCGCAGAAATCGAAGCCCAGAACTCCAGTGGTGTGCTCAACCTCGGCGAGCAGAGCGACGAGAAGAAGGAAGCCAAGCCAGAAAAGAAGCTGTCGTCGCAGCAAGAGCGTGAAATCACCAAGCAGATGAACGCACTCGAGCGCAAGATGGGCAAGCTGGATAAGCAAGTTGAGAAGCTCAACGAAGAAATGGCTGAGGCTGCCGAGAAGGTCGATACCGAAAAGCTCACTGAGCTCGACGCCAAACTACAAAAGGTGCGCGGTGAACATGAAGAGCTGGAAATGGAATGGCTCGAACTGGGCGAGCAATTAGAAGGTTAA
- a CDS encoding putative quinol monooxygenase: MIFINVQFHVKPEYADTFLDEIDWYTKACNAEEGCLDFKWFRDPEDNQRFLLLETYADGKDEDHVNSDHFKRSCVEFPKYLLETPSIINFHIDGKTEWDEMAEYKVES, from the coding sequence ATGATTTTCATCAACGTTCAGTTCCACGTTAAGCCCGAGTACGCAGACACCTTCCTCGACGAGATCGACTGGTACACCAAGGCCTGCAACGCCGAAGAGGGCTGCTTGGACTTCAAGTGGTTCCGTGATCCGGAGGACAACCAGCGCTTCCTGCTGCTGGAGACCTACGCCGACGGCAAGGACGAAGACCACGTCAACAGCGATCACTTCAAGCGCTCCTGCGTAGAGTTCCCGAAGTACCTGCTGGAGACCCCAAGCATCATCAACTTCCACATCGACGGTAAGACCGAGTGGGACGAGATGGCCGAGTACAAGGTAGAAAGCTAA
- a CDS encoding HAD family hydrolase, whose amino-acid sequence MFHITHIFATLYNKIGSGLLPQLIALDMDGTLLDAEGNIPPGFDEITTLADAHSVTLLPASGRQLATLQAMFPEHKSFLAENGTVVMHEGNIVATSPLSDEVTDSIRKRLRSVAVEHTIVVCTPETAYVERGVSDAAEEELAKYYRSVTWVDSLDEAPRGQTIKVAVFCADGSEKHLAKPLREAAPDDNVAVSGKVWVDVMAAGAHKGTGLRKLADALNINIANTAAFGDFLNDLELLQAAGTAIAMENAHPALKEIADYIAPPNTEYGVIKVLRDWFDES is encoded by the coding sequence GTGTTCCACATCACACACATCTTTGCTACCCTTTACAACAAGATTGGCTCAGGTTTGCTACCTCAACTTATTGCTTTGGACATGGACGGCACCCTCCTGGATGCCGAGGGCAACATCCCGCCTGGTTTCGATGAAATCACCACGCTTGCCGATGCCCACAGCGTCACCCTCCTGCCCGCCTCCGGCCGCCAATTGGCCACGCTGCAGGCGATGTTCCCGGAACATAAATCCTTCCTCGCAGAAAACGGCACCGTCGTCATGCACGAAGGCAACATCGTGGCGACTTCTCCCCTCTCGGATGAGGTCACCGATTCCATCCGTAAGCGCTTGCGTTCCGTGGCGGTGGAGCACACCATCGTCGTATGCACCCCGGAGACCGCGTATGTCGAACGCGGTGTCAGCGATGCTGCGGAAGAAGAACTCGCTAAGTATTACCGCAGCGTCACCTGGGTCGACTCCTTGGATGAGGCACCTCGCGGTCAAACCATCAAGGTCGCAGTCTTTTGCGCCGACGGCAGCGAAAAGCACCTCGCTAAGCCACTGCGCGAAGCCGCACCCGATGACAACGTCGCGGTGTCCGGCAAAGTCTGGGTTGATGTCATGGCTGCTGGCGCCCACAAGGGCACGGGCCTGCGCAAGCTTGCCGATGCCTTAAACATCAACATCGCAAATACCGCCGCCTTTGGTGATTTCCTCAACGACCTAGAGCTCCTCCAAGCAGCGGGCACGGCCATCGCCATGGAGAACGCTCATCCCGCGCTCAAAGAAATTGCCGATTACATTGCCCCACCGAATACCGAGTACGGCGTGATAAAGGTACTACGCGACTGGTTCGACGAATCCTAA
- a CDS encoding glycosyltransferase family 4 protein, with translation MRIAIVTEVFLPKIDGVVTRVTRTLEQLAELGHEVRIFATGKPPAQYASFEVTRIPSLSLWVYPEIQFGLPSWKFFKEIRDFDPDVIHAVNPIWTAALGVFASQRDAVPLVASFHTNVPEYVDALGIGWTRPLTEKAIRYLHNQAQVNLCTSGPMVDKATDMGMHNVKLWPKAVDTVGYHPDKATADMRAKLTGGHPEAPLVTYIGRVSKEKDLERLNHVMQLVREERADARLAIVGDGPYLNHLRDSFDPSFTVFTGYLSGAELQAAFAVGDVFVFPSATETLGLVALESFASGVPVVGTNAGGIPFIIDEGTTGHLIDADANDAAWANAVVALLNDDTTRQTMGAAARAEAEKFSWRESTNALVAAYEEAIDV, from the coding sequence ATGCGCATCGCAATCGTCACCGAGGTCTTCCTGCCCAAAATCGACGGCGTGGTCACCCGCGTGACCCGCACGTTGGAACAGCTGGCTGAACTCGGCCACGAGGTGCGCATCTTCGCTACCGGCAAACCCCCTGCGCAATACGCCAGTTTTGAAGTCACCCGCATTCCGAGCCTGTCGCTGTGGGTCTACCCGGAGATCCAATTCGGTCTGCCGTCGTGGAAGTTCTTCAAAGAAATCCGCGACTTCGACCCGGATGTCATCCACGCGGTCAATCCCATCTGGACTGCCGCGTTGGGTGTCTTTGCCTCCCAACGCGACGCCGTGCCGCTGGTAGCCAGCTTTCACACCAACGTCCCCGAATACGTTGACGCACTCGGCATCGGCTGGACTCGTCCGCTGACTGAGAAGGCCATTCGCTACTTACACAACCAAGCGCAGGTGAACCTGTGCACCTCTGGTCCGATGGTCGACAAGGCCACCGACATGGGTATGCACAACGTCAAGCTCTGGCCCAAGGCCGTCGACACGGTTGGCTACCACCCGGACAAGGCCACCGCAGACATGCGCGCCAAGCTCACCGGCGGTCACCCGGAAGCCCCACTGGTCACCTACATCGGCCGCGTGTCCAAGGAAAAGGACTTGGAGCGCCTCAACCACGTCATGCAGTTAGTGCGGGAAGAGCGTGCCGACGCACGCCTCGCCATCGTCGGCGATGGCCCTTACCTGAACCACCTGCGCGACAGCTTCGATCCATCCTTCACAGTCTTTACCGGTTACCTGTCCGGTGCGGAACTGCAAGCCGCCTTCGCCGTTGGCGATGTCTTCGTCTTCCCTTCTGCCACGGAAACCCTCGGCCTAGTCGCCTTGGAGTCCTTCGCCTCCGGCGTACCCGTCGTCGGAACCAATGCCGGCGGTATCCCCTTCATCATTGATGAGGGCACCACCGGCCATCTCATCGACGCTGATGCTAACGATGCCGCCTGGGCCAACGCCGTGGTGGCATTGCTTAACGATGACACCACCCGCCAGACCATGGGTGCCGCTGCCCGCGCTGAGGCTGAGAAGTTCTCTTGGCGCGAATCCACCAATGCACTTGTTGCTGCCTACGAGGAAGCTATCGATGTCTAG
- a CDS encoding DUF6882 domain-containing protein — protein sequence MSSLLNEFAFRITGIDLEFKKQVGPITGTEFNFHTDETDQAVDVRIHNKSGVKDFNGIRLATIANGQWQWRATTDTEHSDELFHEPLPYHPQMLDFAQAAVAGRPVLLAEQKTENGTQQAVVAIDFDDSAPSPQAIIAGVERFSGSIDEIAALHGFAEANDLGIEESAQGAKLSDRTEVRILDDHIVAAGTQQPEDVLADAHFFSVEQHFYNSATFPNLSATLRDTSGSATCTSGNNSFDARAQVIAVIDGNTFRWAWAVPELQQTPVAQASLRIRNYGRQHLLADLVRPQVPVTRAFHFQLQRMAMRIVSTWTLAEVDYQGKVALVLLDAPQLHMPPATPTTQAATLNVAVPDGVDRQRAQKEYERLRG from the coding sequence ATGTCTAGCCTGCTCAACGAATTCGCCTTCCGTATCACCGGCATTGACCTGGAATTTAAAAAGCAGGTCGGCCCCATCACAGGCACCGAATTCAACTTCCACACCGATGAGACCGACCAAGCAGTCGATGTCCGCATCCACAACAAAAGCGGTGTTAAAGACTTCAACGGAATCCGCCTGGCCACTATCGCCAACGGCCAGTGGCAGTGGCGGGCGACCACCGATACTGAACACTCGGACGAGCTTTTCCACGAGCCACTGCCCTATCACCCGCAGATGCTCGATTTCGCTCAAGCAGCCGTGGCTGGCCGCCCGGTACTCCTCGCGGAACAAAAGACCGAGAACGGCACCCAGCAAGCAGTCGTTGCCATTGACTTTGATGACTCCGCACCCAGCCCACAAGCGATTATCGCTGGTGTAGAACGCTTCTCAGGCAGCATTGATGAAATCGCTGCCCTGCACGGATTCGCCGAAGCCAACGACTTGGGCATTGAAGAATCAGCCCAAGGCGCAAAGCTGTCCGATCGCACCGAGGTTCGCATCCTCGACGACCACATCGTCGCCGCGGGCACGCAACAACCCGAAGACGTACTCGCCGATGCACACTTCTTCTCCGTCGAGCAGCACTTCTACAACTCCGCGACGTTTCCGAACTTAAGCGCCACGCTGCGCGATACCAGCGGCAGCGCAACGTGTACCTCGGGCAACAACAGCTTCGATGCCCGCGCACAGGTCATCGCCGTCATCGACGGCAACACCTTCCGCTGGGCCTGGGCTGTCCCCGAACTGCAACAGACCCCAGTTGCTCAAGCATCACTGCGTATCCGCAACTACGGCCGGCAGCATCTCCTCGCCGATCTGGTGCGCCCACAGGTACCAGTAACCCGCGCCTTCCACTTCCAGCTCCAACGCATGGCCATGCGCATTGTCAGCACCTGGACACTGGCCGAAGTCGACTACCAAGGCAAGGTCGCCCTCGTCCTACTAGACGCACCGCAACTGCACATGCCGCCTGCCACCCCAACCACGCAGGCTGCAACGCTTAACGTTGCAGTTCCCGACGGCGTCGACAGGCAGCGCGCCCAAAAGGAATACGAGCGCCTACGAGGCTAG